The genomic DNA GAGAATGGCCTCGATGCCGCCATGCCCGGCCCCGAACATCAGCGCCTCGCGCCACGTTCGCGCCGACCTGATCCACCAGCGGTAAACGGCGTAGCGGGCCGTCTCCTCGCACAGTCCGGCAGTCAGGCCGAGGACGGTGACATTGAACAATAGTTGCCACTCGGCTGGCGGGCCGGGCAGGACATGGTTGGCAAACAGCCAGGTCAGTCCGTAGTTGAGCGGAATGTGAACCACCTGCGAAGCCACAAACGTCACCGCCCCTACGCCGAACAGCCCCCAGCGCAAATTGAGGCGCCGGGCCAAGAACAGGCCCAACCCGACCCCCAGGGCCATCATTAGCAAAGCGTTGAGAGGATAGATCAGGTACAGCATAGTCAACTCCACGTTTCACATGGAACGCCGGTCGCCCGTCACGAGGCGGCGTCCCCTTTGGCGTCCTGTGACTTGGCCAGCGCCACCATCCCGCTCAGCCCGCCCAGGTTCATCGTGTCCACTGCCGACGAGGGGACGATGACCAGCGCGCCCTTTTCCTTCAAGCCTTCAAAGAGCATGTTCATCGCCCGCAAATGCAAAGCAGTCGGGTTGTTGGCATACGCTTTGGAAGCCTCGGCAAAACTTTCGGCGATCTGCTTCTCGGACTCGCCGAGGATGACGCGGGCCTGTCGCTCGCGCTCGGCCTGAGCCTGGCGGCTCATCACGTCTTCCAGCACCGCTGGGATGATGATGTCCCGAATCTCCACTGATTGCACAGTGATGCCCCAGGGCGTGGTGCGCTCGTCAATGATCTTTTGCAATTCGGCGTCAATCGCCTCGCGGCCTACCAGAATGTCGGCCAGCATCATCTTGCCGATGATGTCGCGCAGGGCAGTCTGGGCCGACCACGAGATGGCGGCCTGATAGTCCTTCACTTCCAGCGCCGCTTTTTCGGCATCCCACACTATCCAGAACAGCACGGCGTCTACATCAACGGGAACTGTATCGCGAGTTAGCGTCTTCTCGGCATTGAACGGCGTGACGGTCACGCGATGATCAATCCAGGTCGGAATAGTATCAACGAGCGGCACGACCCAGAACAGGCCCGGCCCGCGCAAGCCCCTGAACTTGCCGAAGCGTAACACCATCGCCTTCTCCCACTGGTTGGCGATCTTCAAGGCAAACAGAAGGCAGAACCCAGTTGTGATAGACCCAAACACAACCGCGCCAATGATGAAGTCATTCACCCGGCCATCCATCGCAATGGCGGCAAGGATACTGCCGGCCATAAATACCAGAAACAGGGCAAACGACACGGGATTGATCTGCCGAGTTTGAAACGGATCGGTTCCTGTAAATTTTGTTTTCATGTTAGTTTCCTTTCACTCGCGCCCGTTGCCAGACCGAAAAACGGTCGCTCCACATCTTCTCAAGTTCGTCGGGTGTGTAACCCAGGCGCTCAACTTCGCGCAAGAACGAGTCAGTCACCGCGATCAGCTTCTCGCGGCGCAATTTGCGCTGGTCGGCGGGCGGGGGATGATCAAGCACGTAGGTACCGCGACCCTGTTGGGTGGAGATCACCCCTTCTTCGGCCAACTGGGTATACGCCCTGGCGACTGTATTTGGGTTGAGACGCAGTTCAATGGCAAGCTGGCGCACGGTGGGCAGTTGAGCGTTCGGCTTGAGATTGCCGGTTGCAATCAGATGTTTGACTTGCGCCGTGATTTGCAGGTAGATGGGTTCCCCGCTTCGCGGGTCGAGACGAATGAGCATACCGCCCTTCCAAATTGTATCAATTGTACTAATTGACCGAATTGTATGCATTTCCCCGCTCGCCGTCAAGAGTCGGAACGCTACGCTTAGCCTACGAAACGGGAGTATGATTTGCTCCTATGAAAAAACTCCCCCGCAACGTGTGGGCCGTCACCCTCACCAGCTTCCTCACCGACGTTTCCAGCGAAATGATCGTTTACCTCCTGCCGCTCTTCCTGGCCAACGTACTGGGCGTGCGGACGAATGTCATCGGCTTAATCGAAGGACTGGCCGAGACAACGGCCAGCCTGCTCAAGCTATTTTCCGGCTGGCTCTCCGACAGGCTTCGCAGTCGCAAGTGGATCACGGTCGCCGGCTACAGCCTCTCGGCGTTAGCCAAGCCGTTTCTGCTCATTGCCAACAGTTGGGGCGCGGTGCTGGCGGTGCGCCTGGCCGACCGCACAGGCAAAGGCATTCGCAACTCGCCGCGCGACGCCCTCATCGCCGACTCGATTGACGAAACTCAGCGCGAGCTGGCGTTCGGTTTGCACCGCGCCGGTGACACGGCGGGCGCGGCGCTTGGCTTGCTCATCGCTCTGATCGCCGTCACCCTCAGCCAGCGTGGCAGGGTCACACTTTCAGCCAACACGTTCCATCTGCTTGTTGCCATCAGCATCGTCCCGGCCGCCCTCGGTGTGCTGGCCCTCATCGTCGGCGCCAAGGATGTGCCGCTCAAGCCCGACGGCAAGCTTCCCAAACTCTCGCTGGCCGGTTTCGACAATCGCTTCAAGTACTTCCTGCTTGTCGTGCTCATCTTCACCCTCGGCAACTCGTCCGACGCCTTTCTGGTTCTGCGGGCGCAGGAGCGCGGCATGTCGGTCTCGACGATCATGACGATGATCCTCTCGTTCAACATTTTGTACGCCCTTCTCTCCGGCCCGGCGGGCAGGCTCTCCGACCGTGTTGGTCGGCAACGGCTCATCATCGCCGGTTGGGCCGTGTACGGTTTGGTCTATCTCGGCTTTGCGCTGGCCGGGGCAGGCTGGCAAGTCTTCGGGCTGTACATCTTGTATGGAGCCTACTATGGCCTCACCGAGGGCGTGAGCAAAGCATTCATTGCCGACCTGGTTGCGCCGGAACAGCGGGGAACGGCTTATGGGCTGTACAATGCCGTGGTCGGGGTGGCGGCTCTACCGGCGAGTTTCGCGGCCGGATTGTTGTGGCAGGGCGCCGGATCGTTTAGCGGATTCGGCCCGGGCGCCCCATTCCTCTTCGGCGCGATCCTGGCATTGGCCGCCGCTGTCATGTTGAGCGTTGGATTACGCCCTGCCCGCCGTTAATTGCCCCCTCTTGCCCTGCGTGGTAGAATCATTTTAGAAACGGAGGTGTAGTTTTATGGAGAAGCAGACAGGAACAGTTGCCGTCAAGCGCGGCCTGGCGCAAATGCTGAAAGGCGGCGTGATCATGGACGTGGTGACGCCCGAACACGCGAAGATCGCCGAAGACGCCGGGGCGTGCGCAGTGATGGCTCTGGAGCGTGTGCCAGCCGATATTCGGGCGCACGGCGGCGTGGCTCGCATGAGCGACCCGGAGATCATTCTCGCCATCATGGACTCGGTGAGCATTCCGGTAATGGCCAAGTGCCGCATCGGCCACTTTGTAGAAGCGCAGGTGCTGGAGGCGCTCGGCATTGACTATATTGACGAGTCCGAAGTGCTCACGCCCGCCGACGAGACGCATCACGTGAACAAGCACGAGTTCAAAGTGCCGTTCGTGTGCGGTTGCCGCAACCTGGGCGAGGCCCTGCGGCGCATCGCCGAAGGCGCGGCCATGATTCGCACAAAAGGCGAAGCCGGAACCGGCGACGTGGTGGAAGCCGTGCGTCACGCCCGCTCGGTGCTGGGCGAGATTCGCCGACTGCAAACCATGGCCGACGAAGAACTGTTCACTTACTCGAAAGAGATCGGCGCGCCTTACGATCTGGTGAAGGAGACCAAAGAGTTGGGCCGCCTGCCCGTCGTCAACTTTGCCGCCGGTGGCATCGCCACCCCGGCCGACGCGGCGCTGATGATGCAGTTGGGCGTAGACGGCGTTTTCGTCGGGTCGGGCATTTTCAAGTCGGGCAACCCGGCGAAGCGGGCCAAGGCCGTTGTCGAGGCCACCACCCACTTCCGCGACGCGCACATTGTCGCCGAAGTGAGTCGTAACCTGGGCGAGCCGATGGTCGGCCGCCAGGTTACCGACATTCCAAGCACAGAATTGCTGGCAAGCAGGGGGTGGTGAACCGGCTTCTGTTTTTTGAACTGCTATGACCAGCCTTTTCGGATCGAAACCGCCCACTCCGCCGCCCTCGAACAAGCGGACAGTCATCAACCTGTCGCCTAAGCACAAGTTCC from Chloroflexota bacterium includes the following:
- a CDS encoding GntR family transcriptional regulator, translated to MLIRLDPRSGEPIYLQITAQVKHLIATGNLKPNAQLPTVRQLAIELRLNPNTVARAYTQLAEEGVISTQQGRGTYVLDHPPPADQRKLRREKLIAVTDSFLREVERLGYTPDELEKMWSDRFSVWQRARVKGN
- the pdxS gene encoding pyridoxal 5'-phosphate synthase lyase subunit PdxS; this translates as MEKQTGTVAVKRGLAQMLKGGVIMDVVTPEHAKIAEDAGACAVMALERVPADIRAHGGVARMSDPEIILAIMDSVSIPVMAKCRIGHFVEAQVLEALGIDYIDESEVLTPADETHHVNKHEFKVPFVCGCRNLGEALRRIAEGAAMIRTKGEAGTGDVVEAVRHARSVLGEIRRLQTMADEELFTYSKEIGAPYDLVKETKELGRLPVVNFAAGGIATPADAALMMQLGVDGVFVGSGIFKSGNPAKRAKAVVEATTHFRDAHIVAEVSRNLGEPMVGRQVTDIPSTELLASRGW
- a CDS encoding MFS transporter, yielding MKKLPRNVWAVTLTSFLTDVSSEMIVYLLPLFLANVLGVRTNVIGLIEGLAETTASLLKLFSGWLSDRLRSRKWITVAGYSLSALAKPFLLIANSWGAVLAVRLADRTGKGIRNSPRDALIADSIDETQRELAFGLHRAGDTAGAALGLLIALIAVTLSQRGRVTLSANTFHLLVAISIVPAALGVLALIVGAKDVPLKPDGKLPKLSLAGFDNRFKYFLLVVLIFTLGNSSDAFLVLRAQERGMSVSTIMTMILSFNILYALLSGPAGRLSDRVGRQRLIIAGWAVYGLVYLGFALAGAGWQVFGLYILYGAYYGLTEGVSKAFIADLVAPEQRGTAYGLYNAVVGVAALPASFAAGLLWQGAGSFSGFGPGAPFLFGAILALAAAVMLSVGLRPARR
- a CDS encoding slipin family protein, with protein sequence MKTKFTGTDPFQTRQINPVSFALFLVFMAGSILAAIAMDGRVNDFIIGAVVFGSITTGFCLLFALKIANQWEKAMVLRFGKFRGLRGPGLFWVVPLVDTIPTWIDHRVTVTPFNAEKTLTRDTVPVDVDAVLFWIVWDAEKAALEVKDYQAAISWSAQTALRDIIGKMMLADILVGREAIDAELQKIIDERTTPWGITVQSVEIRDIIIPAVLEDVMSRQAQAERERQARVILGESEKQIAESFAEASKAYANNPTALHLRAMNMLFEGLKEKGALVIVPSSAVDTMNLGGLSGMVALAKSQDAKGDAAS
- a CDS encoding YhfC family intramembrane metalloprotease, with translation MLYLIYPLNALLMMALGVGLGLFLARRLNLRWGLFGVGAVTFVASQVVHIPLNYGLTWLFANHVLPGPPAEWQLLFNVTVLGLTAGLCEETARYAVYRWWIRSARTWREALMFGAGHGGIEAIL